In Drosophila busckii strain San Diego stock center, stock number 13000-0081.31 chromosome 3R, ASM1175060v1, whole genome shotgun sequence, the sequence taaaaaaaagctgcaacataatacaaattaattgccatcAACTGTTGGCATTAGATACAATTTTATGCTCAAAAACTTAGCGTAGCACTGAACTGACCATTTCCTTGCTAACTGCCCCTTTTTGGGGTtggggtttgggtttgggctgCGTGGCAAATTAGTAGCTCGTGggcattttaattgtcttttttttttgtaatgcgTCGACtttgacgcagcagcagccaagttgtgtgcattaaaaaaatataaatgaaaatgaatttatttattttttacccTTTTCAAAGCGGCATTAAAAATTGGTAACGACCAAGCGCTTAGTTAAATTGTGCCACGAggccgcagcaacaacaaatgagaaGAAAGATGTGGGAAGGCAGCCAACAGACTTAACTCATTTAATGTGCCTCTAATGggatgcaatttaaattttaattgatttgacCGGCAAgaatttttacaatattaaaaacacgCCTTTAAACGCCTcagattaatttatttgggGCAAACTGACAAACCACAAAAGCAACTGACAACAAACTATGTGCAcgcttttctcttttttgggGGTCTGATTTATTGGCTTAATGCAAGCAAGGGCGAAAAAAAGTTGGCGGCCCAAGTTGCTTGACACCCGCATAAACATGACGCAACAAACCGCAGCAGCCTCAAAAAcgcagcaatggcaactgctgctgctgctgctggtcgctatcacgtatacgccgcgtgtaCCTGCTGAAGCTTGTGCTGTTCGCTTGCAATCATTTCTTAGCTGTTGGCAGctaatttatgtgcgcatGCCGCTAAAGAAAATGCTGGCGGTAAAAAGGATacgccatttgccattttgtaACGTCTAGCGGCAAAGCAACGAGAGCGGCACAAATGTCAGCGCGCATAAAAATtcgcattttaatatttgccaGTAAGCTGCAAGCCGCGGCAGCTGATTtggccaaccagccagccacccGCCCAATTGTTTGCCTGCCAGCCAAGCGCGCATTTTATCTGCGACCAAACAGCTGCCGTTTGTTTGCggtgcgacgacgacgacgacggcgacgacgacatCGCGTGTTGACTTTTGCGTCTGAGCCACCTTTCAACtgcaactaatttattttatttgccagcGCAGGCGACGACGTTGCCAGCCCCAGCTCCAGTCACAGAGTCTGTGGCGCTGTCTCTAAATATGATTCAAAACAAGcattataaaatgtattgcATACAGCAGGGCGCGCGACTGCCGACTGCAATTGCTATAAAGTGCTATAATGTTAAGTGCTATGTGCTGTATGCACGACGCTTGAGCCGCTCGCTGCTCAACCtgtgctgctctctctctctctctctcttagtTGCTGCGCTGtcgcatcatcatcaccagGCTGTAAATGAGTTTTGTTATCTGCAAGCGaacacaagcaaaaacaaattgcattactCTTTGGCTGTCTGCAaccagtaacaacaacaacaacaacaagcgtcaGCTCCTACCTGCAACGCTGTGCTAACGCTTAGCGGCACCATGCCCAGCATAACAATCGTGTGCGGTCGCTGCGCTGCGTTTAGCATAAAGCCAAACATTTTGCGTTGAGCTATGTTAAGCTCCTGCCAATTAATGCAACATATGCTCTCATATAATTCCTCATACTGTAAATTTgatagttagttagttgatATTCCATATATGTAAACATACTTACAGCGTAGACAATTTTGGTGCCCATAACGCAATAGACAAACATGCTATAGACGCTGACCAGAAAGTAAATGCCCGAGATCAAATGAAAGCCGCCCAGTATGACAACCACAGTGCTAAGCGTGCCAATGCCCGCAGTCAATACTTGCGTTGTGATTAGATTATAGTACAGCTTGTTCACATCGTAACAGTATCTAGCAAAAGTAAGCACACATAATAGATAAGCTGCAGTCTTTGCgctttaaaatgcagcaaagtcATTGAATTGATTGCAATAGGCAAAACTGTTAAATTGCAATGAgtattagtttaataaaatttaatttatgtgaaataaacgttttaattatataattgctTGTTAAAAAATGAGCGCGTAATGGtcataaataaacagaaattaCGTcagaaatatgcaaatataataaaaatcaaaatcaatcaaatttctTACATAAGTTGCagttcttttaattttttaaggcatttatcattaatttttgtgtactcatttatgtaatttttaaatattttgttaagataaaaatagcataaaatataaatcgaaCTTAAGTAAGTCGAACAGCAAATAGTGCAAGACTTTAGAGAGCTGCCAGCATTTATCTCATTGAAgtcttgttgtttgtttttagaaaATAGTTGtgagcaaacaaaagtaaacGCTGGTCTATAATTTTATgagtattttgtattattttagaatttttttcaTTCTATTATAACAATAAGTCACCACGAGGAAGTGCAATGGCTGCTCGAGTCAATTGAGGCCGAATCTTTTGGCACAATTGGTTAGAGATTTAGCCAACATTGGTGTGCTGCTGCGCTATGGCTGCGATAATAATGAGAGTATATGTATGAGcaaattatattcatatatcTGTAGAAGCCAGAATCGCAATTGGCTAGTCGAGCGCGAGGAACACGAGGAGCTGAGAACAAAGATCTTAAGCGAATCTTCGAATGAGGATGACACCATATGGACAGCAACTGTGGTGTTAAGGTGTTCATCTGCATGATACAGACATGCGAAATAAACATTTAGACGGTTATACGAAAGTTTCATAGAGAGCACTTTATATCGCATGATTGGAATATATGTAGAAAGGAGGTTTGAGATCTGCTCCGTTTGTTTTAGACTCATCGAAAATGTTGTTACCTTTTCGTtagctaaacaaattcaattcttATAACTAAACTGTGCTTATTTGCGAACGACCACTGTACTTATGGTGAACTTGCATTTAAGCTTTTGTCTAGATTTTGACGGTTTTTATTTCGATTAAACTCGAATTCAATGCGAAGCTTGTCtaactattaatttaatttacttaatagCTAAACTAATCAGTGCGTAGCTTATGTTCTCACTTACTTGGTAAACTCTTTATGCCATAATATCAAATCAAGCAGCAGGCTATAGAGCTGCTCATCGCCCTCAATCAAGGCGCCCACGCGTGCTGCACGTCGAGCTTGTGATTTTCTTTCGAGTGCTGCATTCAGTTTGTGCGCTTTGATGCGGAAAATATGTGCGAGCGTTAAGATTTGCGTTAATCCACCTAGAACATACAAATCGCCTGCATAGAACCCATTGCCAGCCACAAACATGGAAAACAATTGGGTTAGATATGTGATGGTGAATCCCAGATTGTGCTCCAGCGACACTCCAGGAATTTCAAACTGCATAATGCTCATACGCGTGCCATTGTAGTAGAGCAGCATAAGCGGCGCCGCACTCATGATGGAATAGGACACGTAATAACCGTTGCGTATGAAGCGCATTAATCCTTGCAAACGATCAACGCCCAAGTTAAGCGCCGCCACATAGTCGTCGCCGAGGCGCTCGAACTTTAGAAATGTGTGACGCATGTAGAGAATTTGGCGTTTGATCTCGGGCTGCTTGCGTATAACCATTTGATATTCGCTTATGCCGCGCGCCAGTGCGCCCATCATAATGCACGACTTGAAGGTTTCGCGCCAATCAcgctgcatgcaaatgcaaatccaTAGACtgcaaaatattgcataattaaCAATCACAAAGCCCGTTAGCCAAGTGATGAGCGTAAACTTGAAACGCGGCTGCAGCACTGCGAGTCCCACGCGCCTGCCACACAAGTTTATATAGTCAGTGAGTTTGTGATAACGCGCGGCAGGACGCTGCATGTTGACAACTTGCAGTCGAGCTAAGCGCGCTGCCTTTTATAGCCCaacttaattgtatttataattcaacTAAATTGCGCAATTTGCGTTCGATTGCAAGGACCTTTAATCGCTCACAGCTGTGCACTActcagcagcacaacaaaacgcaattaaaacaaaatattatgtgtaaattatttgcgcgctgttcattttgtttgttgttttttaaataaatacgacAGCAATGCACTTAATTATAACTgcattgttgccatttgcttatttttacaagttatatattaaatatgagCGCGCGacagcttttaatataaattaaagttttatatgtttttctttttttttatttatatttgcaagcTACATAATTAATGTGCTTTATAAAGATCAGCGCATTCATTATGTGCGTTAATTGCTGGCCAAggttaaaatgaaataaataaaaacacaaactaattaaatgttaaaaaatataaaaaaataagcacacaAATGACAACTAAcaaatgttgaaaatattaaagcgtTCGATTTGGCTATAAATCAGCAGCACTGTataatttattacttttatattttaaaaattgtttacttaagctaaaagcattgcaacatttttgagcta encodes:
- the LOC108601416 gene encoding putative odorant receptor 83c produces the protein MQRPAARYHKLTDYINLCGRRVGLAVLQPRFKFTLITWLTGFVIVNYAIFCSLWICICMQRDWRETFKSCIMMGALARGISEYQMVIRKQPEIKRQILYMRHTFLKFERLGDDYVAALNLGVDRLQGLMRFIRNGYYVSYSIMSAAPLMLLYYNGTRMSIMQFEIPGVSLEHNLGFTITYLTQLFSMFVAGNGFYAGDLYVLGGLTQILTLAHIFRIKAHKLNAALERKSQARRAARVGALIEGDEQLYSLLLDLILWHKEFTKYCYDVNKLYYNLITTQVLTAGIGTLSTVVVILGGFHLISGIYFLVSVYSMFVYCVMGTKIVYAYEELYESICCINWQELNIAQRKMFGFMLNAAQRPHTIVMLGMVPLSVSTALQITKLIYSLVMMMRQRSN